Proteins encoded together in one Miscanthus floridulus cultivar M001 chromosome 16, ASM1932011v1, whole genome shotgun sequence window:
- the LOC136514321 gene encoding probable WRKY transcription factor 75, whose product MENSLLHGGIQQPNTQLATGTCLAPLPPVAAPQPEQHACSDTTSLVPGAAMMGCLPAAVDWASLLLPRAPGSLHVGTPPPPVVASEVESGGNSAVTVAGCSASATTAGEGDSNNKAGKAGKGGGGRGKKKASQPRFAFQTRSENDVLDDGYRWRKYGQKAVKNSAFPRSYYRCTHHTCDVKKQVQRLAKDTSIVVTTYEGVHNHPCEKLMEALSPILKQLQLLSQLQSCTNQLL is encoded by the exons ATGGAAAACTCGCTGCTCCATGGAGGCATCCAGCAACCAAACACTCAGCTGGCTACGGGTACGTGCCTTGCCCCGCTGCCGCCGGTAGCCGCGCCACAGCCGGAGCAGCATGCGTGCAGCGATACGACGTCCCTCGTCCCGGGCGCGGCGATGATGGGTTGCCTGCCGGCTGCCGTGGACTGGGCGTCGCTGCTTCTCCCGCGCGCGCCGGGGTCGTTGCATGTcgggacgccgccgccaccggtcGTCGCGAGCGAAGTCGAGAGCGGTGGTAATAGCGCTGTGACGGTGGCCGGGTGCAGTGCTAGTGCGACGACGGCGGGAGAGGGAGATAGTAATAATAAGGCCGGAAAAGCAGGGAAGGGCGGCGGCGGGAGGGGGAAGAAGAAGGCGAGCCAGCCACGGTTCGCGTTCCAGACGCGGAGCGAGAACGACGTCCTCGACGACGGCTACCGGTGGAGGAAGTACGGGCAGAAGGCCGTCAAGAACAGCGCATTTCCAAG GAGCTACTACCGGTGCACGCACCACACGTGCGACGTGAAGAAGCAGGTGCAGCGGCTGGCCAAGGACACGAGCATCGTGGTGACCACGTACGAGGGCGTGCACAACCACCCGTGCGAGAAGCTCATGGAGGCACTCAGCCCCATCCTCAAGCAGCTCCAGCTCCTCTCGCAGCTCCAGTCTTGCACTAATCAACTCCTCTGA